From a single Candidatus Bathyarchaeia archaeon genomic region:
- a CDS encoding putative metallopeptidase, translating to MIKYQPAPDVESLFGRIVTWLGLTHIDCERVRCVRSVGSQSRYTVARIHGLPRIWQKALGMKACYVLEVISERYDTLSAGEKEKVLIHEALHIPHSFRGGFRHHRGNIDERKVNALHRLYKANAKTNEVGMP from the coding sequence ATGATTAAGTATCAACCGGCGCCTGACGTTGAGAGCCTTTTTGGGAGGATCGTGACTTGGTTAGGTCTCACACACATCGACTGCGAGCGGGTGAGGTGTGTCCGGAGTGTGGGCTCTCAGAGTCGGTATACGGTGGCACGCATACATGGGTTGCCTCGAATCTGGCAGAAGGCCCTCGGGATGAAGGCTTGCTATGTTTTGGAGGTCATCTCTGAGCGGTATGATACACTTAGTGCTGGTGAGAAAGAGAAGGTTCTGATACATGAGGCTCTACACATTCCTCACAGTTTCAGAGGCGGTTTTAGGCATCACCGCGGGAATATTGACGAGCGAAAAGTGAACGCCCTCCACCGACTCTACAAAGCTAACGCAAAGACAAACGAAGTCGGAATGCCTTAA
- a CDS encoding histone deacetylase codes for MEGRTQTALIYDERYLLHKTGSSHHEAPERLATAMNAIKSYGLLDREKCRIIQPRQATVEEVTAIHDREYVEDVKRFCSQGGGPYDVDTFLSPESYDVALLAAGGALKACELVYSGKASNAFAMVRPPGHHAGISGRTVGAASLGFCVFNNVAVATAYLLREKLAEKVAILDIDVHHGNGTQEIFNSTSKVLYVSIHEWGIYPGTGSYTEIGEGEGKGYKVNIPLPHRSNDHVYLELFKSIVTPIVEQFKPDMVLASVGYDAHQSDPIANILLTTNGYMEVFRQMLSLSERLCGGKFVACLEGGYSSTALSKTLPATVAVMAGTSLDVEEQIYDVSAIPTTEARRIIERLRQALGGYWKF; via the coding sequence GTGGAGGGGCGAACTCAAACTGCATTGATCTACGATGAACGCTACCTGCTACACAAGACAGGGAGTAGCCACCATGAAGCGCCAGAGAGGCTGGCAACAGCCATGAATGCTATAAAGAGCTATGGTCTCCTCGATAGGGAGAAGTGCCGCATCATTCAGCCTAGGCAGGCAACAGTTGAGGAGGTGACCGCCATCCACGACCGTGAATACGTAGAGGATGTCAAGCGTTTCTGCAGTCAGGGGGGAGGCCCCTACGACGTGGACACGTTCCTATCACCGGAAAGCTACGATGTAGCCCTATTGGCGGCAGGGGGTGCATTAAAGGCTTGTGAACTCGTCTACTCGGGTAAAGCGTCGAACGCATTCGCTATGGTGAGGCCTCCAGGCCATCACGCCGGGATCTCAGGGAGAACTGTTGGCGCCGCCTCTCTTGGATTCTGTGTCTTCAATAATGTAGCCGTCGCTACAGCTTACCTTCTCAGAGAGAAGTTAGCCGAGAAGGTTGCAATTCTCGACATTGATGTTCATCATGGAAATGGCACTCAGGAGATCTTTAACAGTACATCGAAGGTTCTCTACGTTAGCATTCACGAGTGGGGGATCTACCCTGGGACTGGCAGCTACACCGAGATAGGTGAGGGAGAAGGCAAAGGTTACAAGGTCAACATACCACTACCACACAGGTCTAACGATCACGTCTATTTGGAGCTCTTTAAGAGCATCGTAACCCCAATAGTTGAACAGTTCAAACCAGACATGGTCCTCGCTTCTGTGGGTTATGATGCACATCAAAGCGACCCCATAGCCAACATTCTCCTGACCACTAATGGTTACATGGAAGTTTTTAGACAGATGCTAAGTCTGAGTGAGAGGCTCTGTGGTGGGAAATTTGTCGCATGCCTTGAGGGAGGCTACTCCTCTACGGCACTCTCGAAGACTTTGCCAGCTACTGTTGCTGTTATGGCTGGAACTAGTTTGGATGTGGAGGAGCAAATTTACGATGTTTCCGCCATCCCAACCACGGAGGCGAGGCGCATCATAGAAAGATTGAGGCAGGCGCTTGGAGGATATTGGAAATTCTAA
- a CDS encoding DUF1922 domain-containing protein: MTYIIFRCCACGRLVLGRECQKTRLCGYCGKRNNLSESRVEAEAPTHREALRVLAKLRFEGHCKVERLDG, from the coding sequence GTGACTTACATAATCTTCCGCTGCTGTGCATGCGGGCGGCTGGTTCTGGGGAGGGAGTGCCAGAAGACTAGGCTTTGCGGTTACTGTGGCAAGCGTAACAATTTGAGTGAAAGCAGGGTTGAGGCTGAGGCTCCTACGCATAGGGAGGCGTTGCGTGTTCTCGCTAAGCTGAGGTTTGAAGGTCACTGTAAAGTTGAGAGGCTGGATGGTTGA
- a CDS encoding adenylate kinase family protein, which translates to MLKVIFVTGSPGVGKTTLATRLAAAIHSRHINLGSLALKRGFTLGYDAVKRCSIIDLAKVGAYLSKVVGEGCAGSYLVVEGHSLVKLPNQLVEWIFLLRCHPLELRRRLERKGYRTQKVLENLWAEILDYSLIEALDLYGPSRVHEVDTTDKGVDETVKEALAVLRGELKPSFGRFDWLSVLAKGGELEKLMAEERGLQ; encoded by the coding sequence ATGTTGAAGGTTATCTTTGTGACCGGCAGCCCCGGCGTTGGTAAGACCACGCTAGCCACACGATTGGCGGCTGCGATACACTCACGCCATATAAATCTTGGATCTCTTGCCTTGAAGAGGGGGTTCACCTTAGGCTACGATGCTGTTAAGCGGTGCAGTATTATAGACCTGGCCAAAGTCGGCGCTTACCTTAGTAAGGTTGTTGGGGAGGGTTGTGCGGGCTCGTACTTGGTGGTAGAGGGGCACTCCTTAGTGAAGCTCCCCAATCAGCTGGTGGAGTGGATCTTCCTGCTCAGGTGCCACCCTCTGGAACTACGGAGGAGGCTGGAGAGGAAGGGTTACAGAACTCAGAAGGTCTTGGAAAACCTTTGGGCTGAGATCTTAGACTACTCCCTTATCGAGGCGCTCGACCTCTATGGGCCAAGTAGGGTTCATGAGGTTGACACAACAGATAAGGGTGTTGACGAGACTGTTAAGGAAGCTCTCGCCGTCTTAAGAGGAGAGTTGAAACCCTCTTTTGGTAGATTTGACTGGCTGAGCGTCCTCGCGAAGGGGGGTGAACTGGAGAAGTTGATGGCTGAGGAGCGGGGTCTCCAGTGA
- a CDS encoding MBL fold metallo-hydrolase RNA specificity domain-containing protein: MVSITLYGGVGQIGGNIIALHDPVFHANILFDFGRSFPAEARYYSYPQRPRTSVQLELVKTGLAPIIRGVDNRAADIYAELKVEEKLTDYKGGVSAKMGLKRTELCYSVIEPAGECCFTDLFISHSHSDHAGLAPILRKDITIHMGQASYILYKTYHEAALRAGVESRLYWEGGSDITAEGEAKPRHSYATFHSGNTIRPQGGRLEVEPRPVDHSTAGSYGFLIHTSAGLIVYTGDFRTHGAARILTEDFLERVKAAGRPRALICEGTNLGEAKVFSEEEVRVSATRLVSQSLRQGNKLTVVEVPQADIDRVRTFCEVAWEVELKPLVSKRLANYLHGLETVRNRFLISGKPLPTLGERLGIYVERRHPQRRDQVFAKLEERYGELMVDARAIKEGRDRFMIIDSNDVDLFHLKPKPKTLCILSTCEPFNEEADFEFERWKNQLCLLGVILYHIHASGHIHPLELQRVVREMKPQTLIPIHTEQPEMFCELFEGEGIEVRLPQKGVPIEVA, translated from the coding sequence ATGGTCTCCATAACCCTGTATGGCGGTGTAGGACAGATAGGAGGTAACATCATAGCCCTACACGACCCTGTCTTCCACGCAAATATCCTCTTCGACTTCGGTAGGAGTTTCCCGGCGGAGGCTAGATACTATAGCTACCCTCAGAGACCTAGAACATCAGTTCAGCTGGAGCTAGTCAAGACTGGGTTGGCCCCAATCATAAGGGGAGTTGACAACAGAGCGGCAGACATATACGCTGAATTGAAGGTTGAGGAGAAGCTTACGGACTACAAGGGCGGGGTATCGGCGAAGATGGGTTTGAAAAGGACTGAACTCTGCTATAGTGTCATCGAGCCCGCTGGAGAGTGTTGCTTCACCGACCTTTTCATATCTCACAGCCACTCCGACCATGCAGGCTTAGCGCCAATACTGCGTAAGGACATTACCATCCATATGGGTCAAGCATCCTACATCCTCTACAAAACATACCATGAAGCAGCCTTGAGAGCGGGAGTGGAGAGCAGACTTTACTGGGAAGGAGGATCAGACATTACCGCGGAAGGAGAGGCAAAACCGAGACACTCATACGCAACGTTCCATAGCGGCAACACTATTCGCCCTCAGGGTGGAAGACTAGAAGTAGAACCTCGCCCAGTTGACCACAGCACTGCCGGATCCTACGGCTTCCTAATTCACACATCTGCAGGCCTAATAGTTTATACTGGAGACTTCCGAACACACGGGGCGGCTAGAATTTTGACTGAGGATTTCTTGGAGAGGGTTAAGGCTGCAGGGCGGCCGCGTGCCCTCATCTGCGAGGGCACGAACCTTGGGGAGGCAAAAGTCTTCTCGGAGGAGGAGGTGAGAGTTTCTGCGACGAGGCTTGTATCACAAAGCCTTCGACAGGGGAATAAGTTGACAGTTGTGGAAGTGCCACAAGCTGATATTGATAGGGTTCGAACCTTCTGTGAGGTTGCATGGGAAGTTGAGTTGAAGCCATTGGTATCCAAGAGACTGGCTAATTATCTTCATGGGTTGGAAACTGTCAGGAACCGTTTTCTCATCTCAGGCAAACCCTTGCCAACGCTCGGGGAGCGGTTAGGGATCTATGTTGAGAGGCGGCATCCTCAGAGGCGGGATCAGGTCTTCGCTAAGTTGGAGGAAAGATATGGAGAGCTGATGGTGGACGCTAGGGCGATAAAAGAGGGGCGGGATAGGTTCATGATAATAGACTCTAACGATGTAGATCTCTTTCACCTTAAGCCTAAGCCAAAAACACTTTGCATCCTGAGCACATGCGAGCCATTTAATGAGGAAGCTGATTTCGAGTTTGAAAGGTGGAAGAATCAACTTTGCCTCCTAGGCGTAATTCTATACCATATTCACGCCTCAGGGCACATTCACCCACTAGAACTTCAGAGAGTGGTCAGGGAGATGAAACCTCAGACATTGATCCCGATACACACAGAACAACCTGAGATGTTCTGCGAACTCTTTGAAGGGGAAGGCATCGAGGTTCGGCTGCCCCAGAAGGGCGTCCCCATAGAGGTCGCTTAA
- the cyaB gene encoding class IV adenylate cyclase codes for MIEVEAKIEVRDLQPLRRRLMELGAKLVSQETQHDIYLTHPQRNFTATDEALRIRWTSSGEKYLTYKGAKLPSRIKTRKELNLQVGDVEVAVEIFRQLGFQEAAMLDKRREVWDLLGFKVCLDEVEGLGSFIEVEAAEGGSVPSNEERVLHITRQLGLGDLPLIRESYLELIQRRRGGYRCGGANSNCIDLR; via the coding sequence TTGATCGAGGTCGAGGCTAAGATTGAGGTTAGGGATCTCCAACCTCTCAGGAGACGCCTAATGGAGCTTGGGGCGAAGCTGGTATCTCAAGAGACGCAGCATGACATATACCTGACCCACCCCCAGAGGAACTTTACAGCCACAGACGAGGCACTCAGAATAAGATGGACTAGCTCCGGGGAGAAGTATCTCACCTATAAAGGAGCCAAGCTGCCCAGCCGAATCAAGACTAGGAAAGAGTTGAACCTTCAAGTGGGAGATGTGGAGGTAGCGGTTGAGATCTTCCGCCAACTTGGCTTTCAAGAGGCTGCAATGCTGGACAAGAGGAGGGAAGTCTGGGATCTGTTGGGGTTTAAAGTATGCCTTGACGAGGTTGAGGGTCTAGGGAGCTTCATAGAGGTAGAGGCTGCTGAAGGTGGGAGTGTACCTAGCAACGAGGAGAGGGTTCTCCATATCACACGCCAACTCGGGTTGGGAGATCTCCCTTTAATAAGAGAATCATATCTTGAATTGATACAGAGGAGAAGAGGAGGATATCGTTGTGGAGGGGCGAACTCAAACTGCATTGATCTACGATGA
- a CDS encoding F420-dependent methylenetetrahydromethanopterin dehydrogenase — MPTVRVGLVKIGNIGSSPLLEALLDERADREDINVRVVSTGAKLDPAQAEEATQKLLEFKPDLLIAASPNATLPGPAKIREIAAKAGVPTIVISDSPSKKAMKQLAEGGFGYIIVEADAMIGARREFLDPVEMVLFNTDIMKVLAVTGVFRLLHREIDSVVESLKRGEKPALPQLVVDKEKAAAAAGFQNPYAQAKALAAYEISRRVADLDVEGCFVVQERERYIPIVAAAHEMMRLAARLADEAREIEKNQDTLLRTPHYKDGTLLLKRKLWEKPQRPDQ, encoded by the coding sequence ATGCCTACTGTGAGAGTAGGTTTAGTGAAGATTGGAAACATCGGTTCATCGCCACTCTTAGAAGCTCTCCTAGATGAGAGAGCAGACAGGGAGGACATCAATGTCAGAGTTGTCAGCACTGGGGCTAAGCTGGATCCAGCCCAAGCTGAAGAGGCAACGCAGAAGCTTCTGGAGTTTAAACCTGACCTGCTCATAGCTGCAAGCCCCAACGCTACCCTCCCCGGCCCAGCCAAGATCAGGGAGATAGCGGCGAAGGCTGGGGTGCCAACTATAGTTATATCTGACAGCCCCTCCAAGAAGGCAATGAAACAGCTCGCCGAGGGAGGCTTCGGCTACATAATAGTCGAGGCAGATGCCATGATCGGGGCTAGGAGAGAGTTTTTAGATCCCGTTGAGATGGTTCTCTTTAACACGGACATAATGAAAGTTCTGGCCGTGACAGGAGTCTTCAGACTGCTACACCGGGAGATCGACAGTGTGGTTGAGTCCCTTAAGAGGGGAGAGAAACCTGCTTTACCTCAGCTAGTAGTTGATAAGGAGAAAGCTGCGGCTGCAGCTGGATTTCAGAACCCCTACGCCCAAGCTAAGGCACTAGCCGCCTATGAGATCTCCAGGCGAGTAGCAGACCTAGATGTAGAAGGTTGCTTTGTAGTTCAAGAGAGGGAAAGATATATTCCTATAGTGGCGGCAGCCCATGAGATGATGCGACTCGCGGCTAGGCTTGCTGATGAGGCAAGGGAAATCGAGAAAAACCAAGATACTCTTCTTCGCACCCCCCATTACAAGGATGGCACACTCCTTTTGAAGAGGAAACTGTGGGAGAAGCCCCAGAGACCCGACCAATGA
- a CDS encoding archease, with translation MRFRYLEHTSDLLVEACGGSLGEAFENAALAMFEAITDTSLVAKKSSVRVEVEGADKEALLYNWLEALLVKLDAEGMLFSDFKVEEVVEVEGRLRLRAVAWGEAYDAGRHPSKVAVKGVTYHDMEIFERGGRVCVRVLFDI, from the coding sequence ATGAGGTTTCGTTATCTTGAGCATACAAGTGACCTACTCGTTGAGGCGTGTGGGGGGAGTTTGGGGGAGGCTTTCGAGAATGCCGCCCTAGCCATGTTTGAAGCTATAACGGACACAAGTCTCGTCGCTAAGAAGAGCTCGGTGAGGGTTGAGGTGGAGGGCGCGGATAAGGAGGCACTCCTATACAACTGGCTTGAGGCACTCTTGGTTAAACTTGATGCTGAAGGTATGCTCTTCTCCGACTTCAAGGTTGAGGAGGTAGTGGAGGTTGAAGGGCGTTTAAGGTTGAGGGCTGTGGCTTGGGGTGAGGCTTACGATGCGGGGCGGCACCCTTCAAAAGTCGCAGTTAAAGGTGTAACCTACCATGACATGGAGATCTTTGAGAGGGGTGGCAGGGTTTGTGTCAGGGTCCTTTTTGATATCTGA